The Christiangramia flava JLT2011 genome has a segment encoding these proteins:
- a CDS encoding VOC family protein has translation MRVFICIILVMSMSSLSAQNPFQLNKDHDALLVKDLKKSADFYGNVLGLKEIPNGGLPDHIRWFQLGDKVQIHLIQSDEMTEKNKGVHFAWNTAELPKLMEYLKSKNIHFENWPGEAGTTNTRPDGVKQIYLQDPDGYWIEINDGSL, from the coding sequence ATGAGAGTTTTCATCTGTATTATATTAGTTATGAGCATGAGCAGCCTTTCCGCGCAAAATCCATTTCAACTGAATAAAGACCACGACGCCTTGCTGGTGAAAGACCTGAAAAAATCGGCCGATTTCTACGGAAATGTACTTGGGCTGAAGGAGATCCCCAATGGCGGTCTGCCAGATCATATTCGATGGTTTCAGCTGGGTGACAAAGTCCAGATTCATCTAATCCAGAGCGATGAGATGACCGAAAAGAACAAAGGGGTTCATTTTGCCTGGAATACGGCTGAGCTTCCGAAGCTGATGGAATACCTGAAGTCGAAAAACATCCATTTTGAGAACTGGCCGGGCGAGGCTGGTACGACCAATACGCGCCCGGATGGTGTGAAACAGATCTATCTTCAGGACCCTGATGGGTACTGGATCGAGATCAATGACGGCAGCCTATAA